Genomic window (Deltaproteobacteria bacterium):
ACTTGTGCCGCTGCACGGGTTACGTGAACATCGTCAAGGCCATCCGCACGGCGGCCCAGCAACTGAGGTAACAGCATGCATCCAGCCAGCTTCGGATACGACGCGCCGGACTCCCTGGAGGAGGCCTTCGGCCTTTTACGGCAACACGGTGAGGACGCCAAGCTCCTGGCCGGAGGACACAGTCTGCTGCCGGCCATGAAGCTCCGTCTGACCCAGCCCGAGGTGCTCATCGACCTGAGCCGGATTCCCGGGCTGAGCGGCATCCGGCAGGACGGGGACGTGCTGGTCATCGGCGCGCTCACGACACACACCGACGTATCCACGTCGGAGACCGTCCGCAGCCTTCTGCCGGGTCTGGCGGACACCGCCTCGGTCATCGGCGACTTGCAGGTGCGCAACCGCGGCACCATGGGCGGCAGCGTCGCCCATGCCGATCCCGGCGCGGACCTGCCGGTGACCCTCACGGCGCTGGACGCGGCGTTCACGCTAACCTCGTCCGAGGGCGACCGCATGGTGGCGGCGGACGACTTCTTCGTGGACTTCTTCACCACCGCGCTGGAGCCCAACGAGATCCTCACGGCCATCCGGATCCCGCTGCCGTCCGCATCCGCGCGAACGGCCTACGCCAAGCTGCCGCACCCGGCCTCGGGGTACGTGGTGGTGAGCGCGGCCGCAACGCTGACCATCGACGGCGCCAGCGCCTGCACCGGCGCTCGGGTGGTGCTGGGAGGTGTGGGCGGAACGCCGCACCGGGCCACGGCGACCGAAGCCGCCCTGGAAGGACAAGCGCTTACGCGGGAGGTGATCGCGGGGGCAGCCGAACGGGCCGCGCAAGGGATCGATCCGCATGCGGACTCCTTTGCCAATGAGGAATACAAACGCCACATGGCAGTGGTTTACGCGCGCCGCGCCATCGAAGCCGCGGCGGCGCGGAGTTGAGCGCCGCAAGATACAGCCAGACTGGTCTCGGTCCTTTCAAACGGAATGTGGGGGAGACATGAAGGTGACCAAGGACGACTTGGCAGGCGGGATAGGGCCGCAGGCCAGATCCGACAGGCCGAAGTTCAAGCGCCGCATGCGTTTCCATCAAAGTTGGTACCGAGCCTCCGTGCTCGGGGTCGACTATGGGGAGACCCTGAAAGACGGGAAACGACGCCCATACGGAAACCTGCTTGCTGAGAGGGCGGCGAAGGATGGGAAGAATTTCCTGACCCCGAAGATCCATGATGTGGTGAAAAAACGGGTAGAAGAGCGTGGCAACACAAGCGTGGGCGACCCTTCCCGCCTTTGTCGGAACATGCTGTCAAGCCAACCGATGTGCTTCAACCTTTTTGGCGAACTCGCGTGCGACCACGAGTTGGCCTCCAAGCTGGTCCGTGCGTCGTGGGGCCGTAAACTCGCCACCCTTTGGGGCAGCGATCAGATAGCGGTCACAGTAACCGACGTGCGTTTCGAGTGGGCTCCGGCGCAAAGGGAGAAATTCCTCAAAGACCGGACGGCGTTCGATGCCTTCATCGAGTATCGGACCGAAGCAGGCGAAAACGGCTTCATCGCGGTCGAGACCAAGCTGACGGAGCCGTTCTCGCAGAAGGAATACAACCTCTGCGACAAGAACTACTCGAAGTGGATGACGCCAAAGAGCCCGTGGGGCGACGACGCCAACTGCGCTAAGCTAAAGGCAGCGAAGTATAATCAACTCACGCGCAACCATCTGCTTGCCTGGGCTTTACTCGACCGCAAGAAGTACGCGCACGGCAGTGTCGCCGTGGTGCACCATCCAAAGGATAAGCACTGCCGTGAGACGGTCGAGGGGTATCGCAACTCGGTGCCCCACGAGACACGGCTCCCCGTATGGCGCATCAATCTAGGGGGGCTGATCGATTCATGGCAAGGCGTGTCCAGGGCAGCCTGGATCCGGAAGTTCGAGGAGCGTTACCTCGCCCTCGACAAGAGCAACTCGGCTTGGGAGACTCTGGAAGCCCGACAGGTGTAGCGATGCCGAAGCACCGCCCGTTGACAGATCGAAACGGCGGCCACCCACCAGTCTATAGAGGATCATTCATGAGCACAGAGCAAAGCAGCCCCAACAGCCTCATCGGCGCTTCCATCCGCCGGGTCGAGGACCCGCCCCTGCTCACCGGCCAGGGATGCTACGTGGACGACGTGAAGCTGCCGGGCATCCTGCACGTGGCGATTCACCGGAGCACCCACCCTCACGCCCGCATCGTGTCCATCGACACGAGCGAGGCCGCGGCCATGCCCGGGGTGGTTTGCGTGATGACCGGCGACGACACCGGCGACCTGGCGCTGCGGGCGCCCATGCTGACGCCGGACATGAACATGCCGGAGCACCCGGTGCTGGCGCGGGACGCGGTGCACGCGGTGGGCGCGCCGATCGCGGCGGTGGTGGCCGAGAGCCGCGCCCTGGCGGAGGACGCCGCCGCCGCCATCGGGGTGACTTACGATCCCCTGCCCGTGGTCACCGACGCCGAGGCCGCGCTGGAGGACGGCTCGCCGCTGGCCCACGAGGAGCTAGGCACCAACCACTGCTACACCATGAAGAAGGAGAACGGCGACGTCGACAAGGCGTTCGCCGAGGCCGACCACGTCTGCCGCCTCCACATGAAGAGCCCGCGACTCGTCGCCATGTCCATGGAGGCTCGGGGGGTGCTGGCGAACCCGGACCCCATCCGAGACGAGCTTACGGTATGGATGTCGACACAAGGACCGCACCGGTCCCGGGCCGACCTGGCCAACTCGTTGGGTTTTCCCGAGAACCGCATCCACGTCATCGCGCCGGACGTGGGCGGTGGCTTCGGCAGCAAGGGTTGCGTCTACCGGGAGGACGTTCTGGTGTGCCACCTGGCCCAGAAATTGAACCGGCCCGTCAAGTGGATGGCCACTCGCAGCGAGGACTTCCTCACCACCTGCCAGGGACGCGACCAGGCCATGACCTCAGAGCTAGCCCTGAGCAAGGACGGCAGGATGCTGGGCCTCAAGATCCGGGTGGTGGCGAACCTGGGCGCCTACCTGCACTCCGCCACCGCCGGACCGCCCCAGCGCATGCTGGTCATGGCGCCCGGCTGCTACCAGATCCAGGACGTGCGGGTGGAGATCGTCTCCGCCTTCACCAACACCGTGCCGACGGGGCCGTACCGGGGCGCCGGGCGGCCCGAG
Coding sequences:
- a CDS encoding xanthine dehydrogenase family protein subunit M, which gives rise to MHPASFGYDAPDSLEEAFGLLRQHGEDAKLLAGGHSLLPAMKLRLTQPEVLIDLSRIPGLSGIRQDGDVLVIGALTTHTDVSTSETVRSLLPGLADTASVIGDLQVRNRGTMGGSVAHADPGADLPVTLTALDAAFTLTSSEGDRMVAADDFFVDFFTTALEPNEILTAIRIPLPSASARTAYAKLPHPASGYVVVSAAATLTIDGASACTGARVVLGGVGGTPHRATATEAALEGQALTREVIAGAAERAAQGIDPHADSFANEEYKRHMAVVYARRAIEAAAARS